The following coding sequences are from one Bacteroides sp. window:
- the rsfS gene encoding ribosome silencing factor: MVKTQKKDDTKTLIDSIVKGIQEKKGLDIVILDLAKLNSTVCDYFVICHGTSKTHAGAIADSVEVEAKKATGHFPRRREGFANAEWILLDYLDIVVHVFQEPVRNFYKLEALWADAPRTTVEE; the protein is encoded by the coding sequence GGTAAAAACACAAAAGAAAGACGACACAAAAACCCTTATTGATTCGATAGTAAAAGGTATCCAGGAAAAAAAAGGACTTGATATAGTAATATTGGATTTAGCCAAGCTGAATTCTACCGTTTGCGATTATTTTGTTATTTGTCACGGGACTTCCAAAACCCATGCGGGCGCTATTGCAGATTCGGTAGAGGTTGAAGCAAAGAAGGCTACAGGCCACTTTCCCCGTCGCCGGGAAGGCTTTGCCAATGCCGAGTGGATATTGCTTGATTACCTCGACATTGTGGTTCACGTGTTCCAGGAACCGGTTCGAAACTTTTATAAGCTGGAAGCCCTATGGGCCGATGCGCCCCGAACCACGGTAGAGGA